One part of the bacterium genome encodes these proteins:
- the uvrC gene encoding excinuclease ABC subunit UvrC, whose protein sequence is MDLPQKVADFPNAPGVYLMKDAQGRVVYVGKAIDLKKRVQSYLKEKDERYQVKFLMARVADIELVVTDSEKAAFLLENTLIKKHKPRYNIQLKDDKSYVSIKLSLKDRFPRLYVTRSIKKDGSLYFGPYSSAAASRETVEFIEKYFRLRSCSDTEFANRVRPCLQYQIHRCDAPCVGWIGEAEYGGLVDQVKLFLQGRKKDLVKILEGQMREQSDREEFEKAAATRDVVSSIRETLERQSVDRHTWLDQDAIGIHREGDRMTFCVLMVREGKVWESLLYHVKGQGEDEDVLASFVNQFYGEDRSLPDEILLPRFLESQGTLSQIFSEKRGEKTEVLNPQRGDRVDLLDLAHRNAEEGFQRRAKKGEEIRDILTGLQEELGLQNFPRRMECFDISNTGGRQSVGSLVSFVDGMPFKDGYRRFKIKTVEGPNDFASMKEVLRRRLSRLALEGDEGQKWEKPDLLVIDGGKGQLSMAEAALRELNITGFDLIALAKEKDHPSEQDRVYLPGRKNPVLLGRHSGLLHLLMRLRDEAHRFAIAYHRKLRGKKFLSSR, encoded by the coding sequence GTGGACCTTCCCCAAAAAGTCGCGGACTTTCCCAATGCCCCGGGTGTGTACCTGATGAAGGACGCCCAGGGGCGCGTCGTTTACGTGGGCAAGGCGATCGACCTGAAGAAGCGCGTCCAATCCTACCTGAAGGAAAAAGACGAAAGATACCAGGTCAAGTTCCTGATGGCCCGCGTGGCGGACATCGAGCTCGTGGTGACGGATTCCGAAAAGGCGGCCTTCCTCCTCGAGAATACGCTGATCAAGAAGCACAAGCCGCGCTACAATATCCAGCTCAAGGACGACAAGAGCTACGTCAGCATCAAACTCTCCCTGAAAGACAGGTTCCCGCGCCTTTACGTCACCCGGTCGATCAAGAAGGACGGATCGCTTTACTTCGGGCCATACTCTTCCGCCGCCGCCTCTCGCGAGACCGTCGAGTTCATCGAAAAATACTTCCGTCTGCGCTCCTGCTCCGACACCGAGTTTGCCAACCGCGTCCGTCCCTGCCTTCAGTACCAAATCCACCGTTGCGACGCCCCCTGCGTCGGCTGGATCGGCGAGGCCGAGTACGGCGGCTTGGTCGACCAGGTGAAACTGTTCCTCCAGGGCCGGAAGAAGGACCTGGTCAAGATCCTGGAGGGCCAGATGCGGGAGCAATCGGACCGCGAGGAATTCGAAAAGGCGGCGGCGACCCGTGACGTCGTCTCTTCGATCCGGGAAACGCTCGAGCGGCAGAGCGTGGACCGCCACACGTGGCTCGATCAGGACGCGATCGGCATTCACCGCGAAGGCGACCGGATGACCTTTTGCGTCCTCATGGTGAGGGAGGGCAAGGTCTGGGAGTCGCTTCTCTATCACGTGAAGGGCCAGGGAGAGGACGAGGACGTCCTCGCATCCTTCGTCAACCAATTCTACGGTGAGGACCGCTCTCTCCCGGACGAGATCCTCCTGCCCCGCTTCCTCGAATCGCAAGGCACTCTATCCCAGATCTTTTCGGAGAAGCGGGGTGAAAAAACGGAGGTCTTGAATCCGCAACGCGGCGACCGCGTGGACCTGCTGGATCTCGCGCATCGGAACGCCGAGGAAGGCTTCCAGCGCCGCGCAAAAAAGGGCGAAGAGATCCGGGATATCCTTACGGGCCTCCAAGAAGAGTTGGGACTTCAGAATTTTCCGCGCCGCATGGAATGTTTCGACATCTCCAACACCGGCGGCCGGCAGTCTGTCGGATCGCTGGTCTCCTTCGTGGATGGAATGCCGTTCAAGGATGGCTACCGACGCTTCAAGATCAAGACCGTCGAGGGCCCGAACGACTTCGCGTCGATGAAAGAAGTTCTCAGGCGCCGGCTGAGCCGTCTCGCCTTGGAGGGCGACGAGGGCCAGAAATGGGAAAAGCCCGACCTCCTGGTCATCGACGGGGGCAAGGGACAGCTCTCCATGGCGGAAGCGGCCCTTCGGGAGCTCAACATCACTGGATTCGACCTGATTGCGCTGGCCAAGGAAAAGGACCACCCATCCGAGCAAGATCGCGTCTATCTGCCCGGGCGCAAGAACCCCGTCCTCCTGGGACGTCATTCCGGCCTGTTGCATCTCTTAATGCGACTCCGGGACGAGGCCCACCGCTTCGCCATCGCCTACCACCGGAAACTCCGGGGTAAGAAGTTCCTGTCCTCCCGCTAG
- the ilvE gene encoding branched-chain-amino-acid transaminase codes for MQKTEFIWMDGKMVPWDQAQVHVLTHTLHYGLGVFEGIRAYEGPKGTAVFRLKEHIDRLFDSAHILQMKIPFTREQVMEATREVLRVNKLKHGYIRPLVFMGDGEMGLHALNPIRVIIAAWPWGTYLGEEGVKNGIRLKMSSFTRHHVNAVLNKAKACSNYVNSILAKREALKAGYDEALLLDPEGYVAEASGENIFIVKNGIVKTTPTGASILDGITREAVITVLKDEKIPVVEQKFTRDEVYLADEVFLTGTAAEITPIRELDDRTIGTGKPGPVTKKIQETFFSIVRGGNEKYSGWLDRV; via the coding sequence ATGCAAAAGACCGAATTCATCTGGATGGACGGCAAGATGGTCCCCTGGGACCAGGCGCAGGTCCACGTGCTCACCCACACGCTCCACTACGGCCTCGGTGTCTTCGAGGGCATCCGGGCCTATGAAGGGCCCAAGGGAACCGCCGTCTTCCGGCTCAAGGAGCACATCGACCGTCTGTTCGACTCGGCCCACATCCTCCAGATGAAGATCCCGTTCACGCGGGAACAGGTCATGGAGGCCACGCGCGAAGTTCTTCGAGTCAACAAGCTCAAGCACGGCTACATCCGTCCGCTCGTCTTCATGGGCGACGGCGAAATGGGACTGCACGCGTTGAACCCCATCCGCGTGATCATCGCGGCCTGGCCGTGGGGGACGTATTTGGGAGAGGAAGGCGTCAAGAACGGCATCCGGCTCAAGATGTCGTCCTTCACGCGGCACCACGTCAATGCCGTGCTGAACAAGGCCAAGGCGTGTTCGAACTATGTGAACTCCATCCTCGCCAAACGCGAGGCGCTCAAGGCCGGTTATGACGAGGCCTTGCTGCTGGACCCCGAGGGTTACGTGGCCGAGGCCTCCGGCGAAAACATCTTCATCGTGAAGAACGGCATCGTGAAGACGACGCCGACCGGGGCGTCGATCCTGGACGGCATCACGCGGGAGGCGGTGATCACCGTCTTGAAGGACGAGAAGATTCCGGTCGTCGAACAAAAGTTCACGCGGGACGAGGTCTATTTGGCGGACGAAGTGTTTCTGACAGGCACGGCGGCGGAGATCACGCCGATCCGCGAGCTGGACGACCGGACGATCGGCACGGGCAAGCCGGGTCCGGTCACCAAAAAGATTCAGGAGACGTTTTTCTCGATCGTTCGCGGCGGGAATGAAAAATACAGCGGTTGGTTGGATCGCGTCTAA